Proteins from a single region of Verrucosispora sp. NA02020:
- a CDS encoding fasciclin domain-containing protein encodes MTDTLRPSTTDPRRARRRAVPVAGAALATLLAVAGCTGGEDRATDAADTGTPVAVAVTGPLCEQLPAGTEPGNPGSLVGQPADQALQWIPVLTTFEAAVRATGLGGELAGVTVLAPTDDAFSAKFSRTNLDELLLHDVDDLRTLLREHVVTGPMSVSELVTAGSVRTLADTELTVTGEGEAARFGDEAQTVCADYQAAGTRIHVINRVLGSLPTTAGEDDDGHPAH; translated from the coding sequence GTGACCGACACCCTCAGGCCCTCGACGACGGACCCGCGACGGGCCCGACGGCGCGCGGTCCCGGTCGCCGGTGCGGCCCTGGCCACGCTGCTCGCGGTCGCGGGCTGCACCGGCGGCGAGGATCGCGCCACCGACGCGGCGGACACCGGTACGCCGGTCGCCGTCGCGGTGACCGGCCCGCTCTGCGAGCAACTGCCGGCGGGCACCGAACCGGGTAACCCGGGCTCGCTGGTCGGCCAGCCCGCCGACCAGGCCCTCCAGTGGATTCCCGTGCTGACCACCTTCGAGGCGGCGGTCCGGGCCACCGGTCTGGGCGGCGAACTGGCCGGCGTGACCGTGCTGGCCCCCACCGACGACGCCTTCTCGGCGAAGTTCTCCCGCACCAACCTCGACGAGTTGCTGCTGCACGATGTCGACGACCTGCGCACACTGCTGCGCGAGCACGTGGTGACCGGGCCGATGTCGGTCTCCGAACTGGTCACCGCCGGCAGCGTACGCACCCTCGCCGACACCGAACTCACCGTCACCGGAGAGGGCGAGGCCGCCCGGTTCGGCGACGAGGCACAGACCGTCTGTGCCGACTACCAGGCCGCCGGCACCCGGATCCATGTCATCAACCGGGTCCTCGGCTCGCTGCCGACCACGGCCGGCGAGGACGACGACGGCCACCCGGCGCACTGA
- a CDS encoding citrate synthase translates to MTEVKLDHPGGQLSMPVHSAVEGPGGVGVGKLLKETGMTTYDPGFVNTAACSSAITYIDGDAGILRYRGYPIEQLAEKSSFLEVSYLLIYGELPSTEQLTEFTERIRRHSLLHEEMRRFFDGFPRDAHPMAVLSSAVSAISTFYQDSLDPFDAEHVEMSTVRLMAKVPTIASYAYKKSIGQPLLYPDNSLGYVENFLRMTFGVPAEPYEVDPVMARVLDMLFILHADHEQNCSTSTVRLVGSSNANLFASVSAGVNALFGPLHGGANQAVLEMLERIQAEGGDVQSFVRKVKDKQDGVKLMGFGHRVYKNYDPRAAIVKNAAQDVLGRMAKPDPLLDIAMQLEEIALADDFFVDRRLYPNVDFYTGLIYKAMGFPTKMFTVLFALGRLPGWIAQWREMINDPETKIGRPRQVYTGSAERDYLPFEKR, encoded by the coding sequence ATGACGGAAGTCAAGCTCGATCACCCCGGCGGGCAGCTGTCGATGCCGGTGCATTCCGCGGTCGAGGGCCCCGGCGGGGTCGGCGTGGGCAAGCTGCTGAAGGAAACCGGGATGACGACCTACGATCCCGGTTTCGTCAATACCGCCGCCTGTTCGTCCGCGATCACCTATATCGACGGCGATGCAGGCATCCTGCGCTACCGTGGCTACCCCATCGAGCAGTTGGCCGAGAAGAGCTCCTTCCTGGAGGTCTCCTACCTCCTGATCTACGGTGAGCTGCCCTCCACCGAGCAGCTCACCGAGTTCACCGAACGGATCCGGCGGCACTCGCTGCTGCACGAGGAGATGCGTCGGTTCTTCGACGGGTTCCCCCGGGACGCGCACCCGATGGCCGTGCTCTCCTCGGCCGTCAGCGCCATCTCCACCTTCTACCAGGACAGTCTGGACCCGTTCGACGCCGAGCACGTGGAGATGTCCACGGTCCGGCTGATGGCGAAGGTGCCCACCATCGCCTCGTACGCCTACAAGAAGTCGATCGGGCAGCCGCTGCTGTACCCGGACAACTCGCTGGGCTACGTGGAGAACTTCCTGCGGATGACGTTCGGCGTGCCGGCGGAGCCGTACGAGGTCGACCCGGTGATGGCCCGCGTGCTGGACATGCTGTTCATCCTGCACGCCGACCACGAGCAGAACTGCTCCACGTCGACCGTGCGGCTGGTCGGCTCCAGCAACGCCAACCTCTTCGCCTCGGTCTCGGCCGGCGTGAACGCGCTGTTCGGCCCGCTGCACGGCGGTGCGAACCAGGCGGTGCTGGAGATGCTGGAGCGGATCCAGGCCGAGGGCGGTGACGTGCAGTCCTTCGTCCGCAAGGTCAAGGACAAGCAGGACGGCGTCAAGCTGATGGGCTTCGGCCACCGGGTCTACAAGAACTACGACCCGCGTGCCGCGATCGTCAAGAACGCGGCGCAGGACGTGCTCGGCCGGATGGCCAAGCCGGACCCGCTGCTGGACATCGCCATGCAGTTGGAGGAGATCGCGCTCGCCGACGACTTCTTCGTCGACCGCCGGCTCTACCCGAACGTGGACTTCTACACCGGGCTCATCTACAAGGCGATGGGCTTCCCGACCAAGATGTTCACGGTGCTGTTCGCCCTGGGTCGGCTGCCGGGCTGGATCGCGCAGTGGCGCGAGATGATCAACGACCCGGAGACCAAGATCGGCCGTCCTCGGCAGGTCTACACCGGTTCCGCCGAGCGGGACTACCTCCCCTTCGAGAAGCGCTGA
- a CDS encoding class I SAM-dependent methyltransferase: MTIPDLGRADRQTSSGVELRAEPGSFRDPANRVFHAGDDVLRALDETATQHWRALAGSTFFPPLLAAGKVCGTEELPAGAQVPPSAAPAGSGDPTGTGDPAWAAVLRHERIPFVSHPYEWSFAMLRDAALLHLEILRAALPAGFTTKDGSAYNLQWRGVEPVFIDVGSFTPLRDGEPWAGYRQFCQTLLYPLMLGAHLGMDFRPWLRARIDGIEPEQMVPLFRGVRRLLPGVPTHVHLHGSVQRRSAATSTSDVRAQLRAAGYTRELALATVRGIEKLVRRLDHRPTATHWVDYQRTCGYSGDDRAGKERFVTAALTCAARPRLVLDLGANDGRYARLAARHADYVVAVEQDPAVLDRLYRTLRDEREPRILPLVMDLADPSPGGGWRGVERASFADRAQADTVLALALVHHLAIGRNVPLPEVVACLAGYAVRGGRLVVEFVHPDDPMAARLLANKPDGLFPDYRRDAFEALLGAHGTVEDRLELPSGTRTLYRVALGA, from the coding sequence ATGACGATCCCCGACCTCGGCCGGGCCGACCGGCAGACCTCGTCCGGCGTCGAGCTGCGGGCCGAACCCGGGTCCTTCCGCGACCCGGCCAACCGGGTCTTCCACGCCGGTGACGACGTGCTGCGGGCGCTGGACGAGACCGCCACGCAGCACTGGCGGGCGCTCGCTGGCAGCACGTTCTTCCCGCCCCTGCTCGCCGCCGGCAAGGTCTGCGGCACCGAGGAACTCCCGGCCGGCGCGCAGGTGCCGCCCTCCGCCGCACCGGCCGGCTCCGGAGACCCGACCGGCACGGGAGACCCCGCATGGGCGGCGGTGCTGCGGCACGAGCGCATCCCGTTCGTCTCCCACCCGTACGAGTGGTCCTTCGCCATGCTGCGCGACGCGGCCCTGCTGCACCTGGAGATCCTCCGGGCGGCCCTGCCGGCGGGCTTCACCACGAAGGACGGTTCGGCGTACAACCTCCAGTGGCGCGGCGTCGAACCGGTCTTCATCGACGTCGGCTCGTTCACCCCGCTGCGCGACGGCGAACCGTGGGCCGGCTACCGGCAGTTCTGCCAGACGTTGCTCTATCCGCTGATGCTCGGCGCCCACCTGGGGATGGATTTCCGGCCCTGGCTGCGGGCCCGGATCGACGGCATCGAACCGGAGCAGATGGTCCCGCTGTTCCGGGGCGTGCGGCGGCTGCTGCCGGGCGTACCGACCCACGTCCACCTGCATGGCAGCGTGCAGCGGCGCAGCGCCGCCACCAGCACCTCGGACGTCCGCGCCCAGTTGCGCGCCGCCGGCTACACCCGGGAACTGGCCCTGGCCACCGTCCGGGGCATCGAGAAGCTGGTCCGCCGTCTCGACCACCGGCCCACCGCCACGCACTGGGTGGACTACCAGCGCACCTGCGGCTACTCCGGCGACGACCGCGCCGGCAAGGAACGGTTCGTCACCGCCGCGCTGACCTGCGCCGCCCGGCCGCGCCTGGTGCTCGACCTGGGCGCCAACGACGGCCGGTACGCCCGCCTCGCCGCCCGGCACGCCGACTACGTGGTCGCCGTCGAGCAGGATCCGGCGGTGCTCGACCGGCTCTACCGCACGCTGCGCGACGAGCGGGAACCGCGGATCCTGCCGCTGGTCATGGATCTCGCCGACCCGTCGCCCGGCGGCGGTTGGCGTGGCGTGGAGCGGGCCTCGTTCGCCGACCGCGCGCAGGCGGACACCGTGCTCGCCCTGGCCCTGGTGCACCACCTGGCCATCGGGCGCAACGTGCCGCTGCCCGAGGTGGTCGCCTGCCTGGCCGGGTACGCCGTCCGGGGCGGCCGGCTGGTGGTGGAGTTCGTGCACCCCGACGACCCGATGGCCGCCCGGCTGCTGGCGAACAAGCCCGACGGTCTCTTCCCCGACTACCGGCGCGACGCCTTCGAGGCACTGCTCGGCGCGCACGGCACCGTCGAGGACCGGCTGGAGCTGCCCTCGGGCACCCGCACCCTCTACCGGGTGGCCCTGGGTGCGTGA
- a CDS encoding HAMP domain-containing sensor histidine kinase has translation MAGWSLRTRLVVTLLALLAVVSLAIGGLTTVALRQFLISRVDQQLQSMPGGRPGVPWEPVPGGGPWNGDVRVPRGFPSGTISARVVDGRVTEAWTLLDRQEQEVPVAELSALSGAPTDGRPRSVDLGERGGYRMVARPSATGVRVLAVPLSGVRETVWWMVAAQTGVTAAGLLVAGTAGALIVRATLRPLRRVAATAAHVSELPLDRGEVALSERVPVADTDPRTEVGQVGSALNRMLGHVAAALAARQASETRVRQFVADASHELRTPLAAIRGYAEVARRGRDQVPPDVAHALRRVESESTRMTRLVDDLLLLARLDSGRPLALEPVDLTALVVDAVSDAHVAGPEHHWQLDLPDTVVRVPGDPARLHQVLANLLANARVHTPPGSTVTTGLRLADGVVELRVADDGPGVPPELRPEVFERFARGDSSRSRAYGSTGLGLSIVAAVVEAHHGSVTLDTRPGRTVFTVHLPRM, from the coding sequence CTGGCCGGCTGGTCGCTGCGTACCCGCCTGGTGGTCACGCTCCTCGCCCTGCTCGCCGTGGTCAGCCTGGCCATCGGCGGCCTGACCACGGTGGCGCTACGGCAGTTCCTGATCTCCCGGGTGGACCAGCAGTTGCAGTCGATGCCCGGCGGCCGGCCCGGCGTGCCGTGGGAGCCCGTGCCGGGCGGTGGGCCGTGGAACGGCGACGTGCGGGTCCCACGCGGCTTCCCGTCCGGCACGATCAGCGCGCGGGTCGTCGACGGTCGGGTCACCGAGGCGTGGACCCTCCTCGACCGCCAGGAGCAGGAGGTGCCGGTCGCGGAGCTGTCGGCGCTGTCCGGGGCGCCCACCGACGGCCGTCCGCGCAGCGTCGACCTGGGCGAGCGGGGCGGCTACCGGATGGTGGCCCGCCCGTCGGCCACCGGCGTCCGGGTGCTCGCGGTGCCGCTGTCCGGCGTCCGGGAGACCGTCTGGTGGATGGTGGCCGCGCAGACCGGCGTCACCGCGGCCGGGCTGCTGGTCGCCGGCACCGCCGGGGCGTTGATCGTGCGGGCCACACTGCGTCCGCTGCGTCGGGTCGCCGCCACCGCCGCCCACGTCAGCGAGCTGCCGCTGGACCGGGGCGAGGTGGCCCTCTCCGAACGGGTGCCGGTCGCCGACACCGATCCGCGCACCGAGGTCGGGCAGGTCGGGTCCGCGCTCAACCGGATGCTCGGGCACGTCGCCGCCGCGCTCGCCGCCCGACAGGCCAGCGAGACCCGGGTACGCCAGTTCGTCGCCGACGCCAGCCACGAGCTGCGCACCCCGTTGGCCGCGATCCGGGGGTACGCGGAGGTGGCCCGTCGGGGTCGCGACCAGGTCCCGCCCGACGTGGCCCACGCGCTGCGCCGCGTCGAGTCGGAGAGCACCCGGATGACCCGACTCGTGGACGACCTGCTGCTGCTGGCCCGGCTCGACTCCGGCCGACCGCTGGCCCTCGAACCGGTCGACCTCACCGCGCTGGTCGTGGACGCGGTCAGCGACGCGCACGTGGCCGGCCCGGAGCACCACTGGCAGCTCGACCTGCCCGACACCGTCGTCCGGGTGCCCGGTGACCCGGCCCGGCTGCACCAGGTGCTGGCGAACCTGCTGGCCAACGCGCGGGTGCACACGCCACCCGGCAGCACCGTCACCACCGGCCTGCGGCTGGCCGACGGCGTCGTCGAACTCCGCGTCGCCGACGACGGGCCGGGCGTGCCGCCGGAGCTGCGGCCGGAGGTGTTCGAACGGTTCGCCCGGGGCGACAGCTCCCGCTCCCGCGCCTACGGCAGCACCGGACTCGGCCTGTCCATCGTCGCCGCCGTGGTGGAGGCCCACCACGGCAGCGTCACCCTGGACACCCGCCCCGGCCGCACCGTCTTCACCGTCCACCTTCCCCGGATGTAA
- a CDS encoding response regulator transcription factor gives MMSEGAVGPGRVELRRPDGEPVRVLVVDDEPTLADLLSMALRYEGWQVRTAGDGTAAVHAARQFRPDAVVLDVMLPDLDGFQVLRRLREEAATLPVLFLTARDAVEERIAGLTVGGDDYVTKPFSLEEVIARLRALLRRSGFAVAARPDAVLTVGGLTLDEESHEVRRDGQLVTLTATEFELLRYLMRNPRRVLSKAQILDRVWNYDFGGQANVVELYISYLRKKIDAGRPPMIHTLRGAGYLLKPAE, from the coding sequence ATGATGAGCGAGGGAGCGGTCGGGCCGGGCCGCGTCGAGCTGCGCCGGCCCGACGGCGAACCGGTCCGGGTGCTGGTCGTCGACGACGAACCGACCCTGGCCGACCTGCTGTCGATGGCCCTGCGCTACGAGGGCTGGCAGGTCCGCACCGCCGGGGACGGAACGGCGGCGGTCCATGCCGCCCGGCAGTTCCGGCCCGACGCGGTGGTGCTCGACGTGATGCTTCCCGACCTGGACGGCTTCCAGGTGCTGCGCCGGCTGCGCGAGGAGGCCGCCACCCTGCCGGTGCTGTTCCTGACCGCCCGGGACGCGGTCGAGGAACGCATCGCCGGGCTGACCGTGGGCGGCGACGACTACGTGACCAAGCCGTTCAGCCTGGAGGAGGTGATCGCCCGGCTGCGGGCGCTGCTGCGCCGCTCCGGCTTCGCGGTCGCCGCCCGCCCCGACGCGGTGCTCACCGTCGGCGGTCTCACCCTGGACGAGGAGAGCCACGAGGTACGCCGGGACGGGCAACTGGTCACGCTCACCGCGACCGAGTTCGAGCTGCTGCGCTACCTGATGCGCAACCCGCGTCGGGTGCTCAGCAAGGCACAGATCCTCGACCGGGTGTGGAACTACGACTTCGGCGGCCAGGCCAACGTGGTCGAGCTGTACATCTCCTACCTGCGGAAGAAGATCGACGCCGGTCGCCCGCCGATGATCCACACGTTGCGCGGGGCCGGGTACCTGCTCAAGCCGGCGGAGTGA
- a CDS encoding serine/threonine-protein kinase, translated as MRTLDGRYRLEQRIGVGGMSEVWRAHDSVLDRPVAVKLVSPGQPDGDASVERIRAEARSAARLVHPNVASVHDFGTCAGLPGREQPYIVMELAEGLTLAAHLRAGPLDWQIAVRVCAEVSAALAAAHAHGIVHRDVKPANVMLTPSGVKVLDFGIATPNGTTDYAPDGVVVGTPAYLAPEQLRQAPVTTAADMYALGVLLYCCLAGRLPYSADSVTQLLGPHGRQPPRPLPEVPGLPAEVADLCRRCLADDPARRPTSLVTALLLAEAVDARVYVPMHQPLLPRQRPPVSPWTERAASEATEAAPRVQWSRHPR; from the coding sequence ATGCGGACGCTGGACGGGCGATACCGGCTCGAACAGCGCATCGGCGTCGGCGGGATGTCCGAGGTCTGGCGGGCCCACGACTCGGTGCTCGACCGGCCGGTCGCGGTGAAACTGGTGTCGCCGGGTCAGCCGGACGGGGACGCCTCGGTCGAGCGGATCCGCGCCGAGGCCCGGTCGGCGGCCCGCCTGGTGCATCCCAACGTCGCCAGCGTGCACGACTTCGGCACCTGCGCCGGCCTGCCCGGACGCGAGCAGCCGTACATCGTGATGGAGCTGGCCGAGGGGTTGACGCTCGCCGCGCACCTGCGCGCCGGGCCGCTGGACTGGCAGATCGCCGTCCGGGTCTGCGCCGAGGTCAGCGCCGCGCTGGCCGCCGCACACGCCCACGGCATCGTGCACCGCGACGTCAAACCGGCGAACGTGATGCTCACCCCGTCCGGGGTGAAGGTGCTCGACTTCGGCATCGCCACCCCGAACGGCACCACCGACTACGCCCCCGACGGCGTGGTGGTGGGTACGCCCGCTTACCTCGCCCCCGAGCAACTGCGTCAGGCGCCGGTCACCACGGCGGCCGACATGTACGCCCTCGGCGTGCTGCTCTACTGCTGCCTGGCCGGGCGGTTGCCGTACTCGGCGGACAGCGTCACCCAGTTGCTCGGGCCGCACGGACGGCAGCCACCGCGCCCCCTGCCCGAGGTCCCGGGCCTGCCCGCCGAGGTGGCCGACCTGTGCCGGCGCTGCCTCGCCGACGATCCCGCCCGGCGGCCGACCAGCCTGGTCACCGCCCTGCTGCTGGCCGAGGCGGTGGACGCCCGGGTGTACGTGCCGATGCACCAGCCCCTGCTGCCCCGTCAGCGCCCACCGGTGAGTCCGTGGACCGAGCGGGCGGCGTCCGAGGCCACCGAGGCCGCACCGCGCGTGCAGTGGAGCCGGCATCCCCGGTGA
- a CDS encoding OsmC family protein has product MSSWLNEVATATAEGGHIHTDDEALSTGLASPLAAHCSGLTPSQLLAAAFASCLHHAAVEAAGGITDEAHTVQVRAEASLGRDDDGRYRADVHASISSVGLTRQQLTELVEQADLLWPFSSADGSRHRLTVTPAENGRH; this is encoded by the coding sequence ATGAGTTCCTGGCTGAACGAGGTTGCCACGGCCACCGCCGAGGGCGGCCACATCCACACCGACGACGAGGCGCTCTCCACCGGCCTCGCCTCTCCGTTGGCGGCACACTGCAGCGGGCTCACCCCGTCGCAGCTGCTCGCCGCCGCCTTCGCCTCCTGCCTGCACCACGCGGCGGTCGAGGCGGCCGGGGGGATCACCGACGAGGCGCACACCGTACAGGTACGGGCGGAGGCCAGCCTCGGACGCGACGACGACGGCCGGTACCGGGCCGACGTGCACGCCTCGATCTCGTCGGTGGGCCTGACCCGCCAGCAGCTCACCGAGCTGGTGGAGCAGGCCGACCTGCTCTGGCCGTTCTCCAGCGCCGACGGCAGCCGGCACCGCCTCACGGTCACCCCGGCGGAGAACGGCCGGCACTGA
- a CDS encoding response regulator has translation MGARTLDPVHILVVDDDPGDVLMIEEALATSTVDKVIDVVSDGQEAMEFLRREGRHTGAHRPDVILLDLNMPRMDGRQVLGEVKNDEDLRTIPIVVLTTSNADTDIISSYTLQANAYVTKPIDLDDFNDVVHRIDEFFGRVVVLPKRV, from the coding sequence ATGGGCGCACGCACCCTTGACCCGGTACACATCCTCGTCGTCGACGACGATCCGGGTGACGTGCTCATGATCGAGGAGGCACTGGCCACCTCGACCGTCGACAAGGTCATCGACGTGGTCAGCGACGGCCAGGAGGCGATGGAGTTCCTGCGTCGCGAGGGGCGGCACACCGGGGCGCACCGGCCGGACGTCATCCTGCTCGACCTGAACATGCCCCGGATGGACGGGCGTCAGGTGCTGGGCGAGGTCAAGAACGACGAGGACCTGCGGACCATCCCGATCGTCGTGCTGACCACCTCGAACGCCGACACCGACATCATCAGCAGCTACACGCTGCAGGCCAACGCGTACGTCACCAAGCCGATCGACCTGGACGACTTCAACGACGTCGTGCACCGCATCGACGAGTTCTTCGGCCGGGTCGTCGTGCTGCCCAAGCGCGTCTGA
- a CDS encoding STAS domain-containing protein: protein MTFTVTYAERLGGGPTRLRLAGELDMSSAGQLTAVIERLADAGERRLLVDLTDLTFCDSTGISVFVRGDNRAAAEGGWLRVTGATGRVQRVLTVTGLAEVLGYGADAVDPAATDRPGMG from the coding sequence GTGACGTTCACCGTCACGTACGCCGAGCGTCTCGGTGGCGGGCCGACCCGCCTCCGGCTCGCCGGCGAACTCGACATGAGCAGCGCCGGGCAACTCACCGCCGTCATCGAACGGCTGGCCGACGCCGGTGAGCGCCGGCTGCTGGTCGACCTGACAGACCTCACGTTCTGCGACTCGACCGGCATCTCGGTCTTCGTCCGGGGAGACAACCGGGCGGCGGCCGAGGGCGGCTGGTTGCGCGTCACCGGCGCCACCGGCCGGGTGCAGCGGGTGCTGACGGTGACGGGTCTCGCCGAGGTGCTGGGGTACGGTGCTGACGCCGTCGACCCGGCGGCCACCGACCGCCCGGGGATGGGCTAG
- a CDS encoding B12-binding domain-containing protein, with product MTTATRGVLSAAAYEDYLHCLAEADEPAAIEVARGLLDGGVPAERLLLELVAPAQAEVGERWARNEWSVAQEHAATHISERVVGAIAAYREVRPTRGRIVVACMDGEWHALPARLVAEMLRLRGWQVTFLGASVPAAHLVSYLHRHDADAVALACALPMRLPHAHRMVEACQRADVPVVVGGRGFGTDGRWARRLGVLWAPDGPTAARLLGDERALRAGPPPASLAHLADDEYAALVARRGELIDSALADLAHRHPAARDYTPAQTDSTVSDLGHVLDFLAAALYVDDDTLFTEFVEWMAAVLDSRGVPESAVDTVLGHYARVLQDFPRAAGYLRSGRAVVAARCARPAPAEA from the coding sequence GTGACCACCGCGACCAGAGGTGTCCTCTCCGCCGCCGCGTACGAGGACTACCTGCACTGTCTCGCCGAGGCCGACGAGCCGGCCGCCATCGAGGTGGCCCGGGGCCTGCTCGACGGTGGGGTGCCGGCCGAACGGCTGCTGCTCGAACTGGTCGCCCCGGCCCAGGCTGAGGTGGGGGAGCGGTGGGCCCGCAACGAGTGGAGCGTGGCCCAGGAACATGCCGCCACCCACATCAGCGAGCGGGTGGTGGGGGCGATCGCGGCGTATCGCGAGGTGCGGCCGACCCGAGGTCGGATCGTGGTGGCCTGCATGGACGGCGAGTGGCACGCGCTGCCGGCGCGACTGGTCGCCGAGATGCTGCGGCTGCGTGGCTGGCAGGTGACCTTCCTCGGGGCCAGCGTGCCCGCCGCGCACCTGGTGTCGTACCTGCACCGCCACGACGCGGACGCGGTCGCGCTGGCGTGCGCGCTGCCGATGCGGCTGCCGCACGCCCACCGCATGGTGGAGGCATGCCAGCGCGCGGACGTGCCGGTGGTGGTCGGCGGGCGGGGCTTCGGCACGGACGGCCGCTGGGCGCGGCGCCTGGGCGTGCTGTGGGCGCCCGACGGACCCACCGCGGCACGCCTGCTCGGCGACGAGCGGGCGCTGCGGGCGGGGCCGCCACCGGCCAGCCTGGCGCACCTCGCCGACGACGAGTACGCCGCCCTGGTCGCCCGGCGCGGTGAGCTGATCGACAGCGCGCTGGCCGATCTGGCGCACCGACATCCGGCCGCCCGGGACTACACCCCGGCCCAGACCGACTCGACGGTCAGCGACCTCGGCCACGTCCTGGACTTCCTGGCCGCCGCGCTCTACGTCGACGACGACACGCTGTTCACCGAGTTCGTCGAGTGGATGGCGGCCGTGCTGGACAGCCGCGGGGTGCCGGAGTCCGCCGTGGACACCGTCCTGGGCCACTACGCCCGCGTCCTGCAGGACTTCCCCCGCGCCGCCGGATACCTGCGGTCGGGCCGCGCGGTGGTGGCGGCGCGCTGCGCCCGTCCGGCACCCGCCGAGGCGTAG
- a CDS encoding PP2C family protein-serine/threonine phosphatase has product MTGTDVRDLEPGDGRSTPPRVARVSAWRPDASSTAGLSALERSHAAADWPEVVEHLREGLVVCGPDDTVWHVSPVAERLLPEIAVGGTLGTIDGLRADPTEFVHHGRRLRARRVPLSAGRSCWYVEDVSESVVRADALAAERSRSAFLAVVGEKLGNPLHPDRAAAAVVRLAVPTLAEVAVLVLAPRSGRARWWRASRADDDAPVVERGVLSVTELPQAVADSLRGVQPHTVDWLVEQAVEAGWLPGSAAADVCARLVQLPGRDAPAGVLLVARAATDWYAEEDVDLIGAFAARAGAALTTALLYREQAEVADTLQSSLLPVEPVEAPGVQWGTAYRPAQAGLRIGGDFYGSHRLPDGGSVFFLGDVSGKGVEAAVFTGQLRQCLHALHRVEQQPARLLQLLNDALLETTLAHGQGRFATLVLGVVRPHRDGGLSLTLAGGGHLPPLVLRASGEVEQLPLRGMLIGVVPDPRVGQVTVRLAPGETCLLYSDGVTEARGGRRGDEQLGTDRLVQAVTDCQRMPAPALAERIEQVTCDWLAHRDHDDIAVLALRATGAGPRSHRHLHAVPTPPGDGAGTTGS; this is encoded by the coding sequence GTGACGGGTACCGACGTCAGGGATCTCGAGCCCGGCGACGGACGGTCTACCCCGCCGCGTGTCGCCCGGGTCTCGGCATGGCGCCCGGATGCGTCCTCAACCGCTGGCCTCTCCGCCCTGGAGCGCTCCCACGCCGCAGCCGACTGGCCCGAGGTGGTCGAGCACCTCCGTGAGGGACTCGTGGTGTGCGGTCCCGACGACACCGTGTGGCACGTCAGCCCCGTCGCCGAGCGACTCCTGCCGGAGATCGCCGTCGGGGGCACGCTCGGCACGATCGACGGACTGCGTGCCGATCCGACCGAGTTCGTCCACCACGGCCGGCGACTCCGGGCCCGCCGGGTGCCGCTGTCGGCCGGTCGAAGCTGCTGGTACGTGGAGGACGTCAGCGAGAGTGTCGTCCGCGCCGACGCGCTGGCGGCCGAGCGGTCCAGGTCCGCCTTCCTGGCCGTGGTCGGCGAGAAGCTGGGCAACCCGCTGCACCCGGACCGGGCCGCCGCAGCGGTGGTCCGGCTCGCCGTACCCACCCTGGCGGAGGTGGCGGTGCTGGTGCTGGCGCCGCGTTCCGGCCGGGCCCGCTGGTGGCGGGCCAGCCGCGCCGACGACGACGCGCCGGTGGTGGAGCGGGGCGTGCTCTCCGTCACCGAGCTGCCGCAGGCGGTCGCCGACAGCCTCCGGGGAGTCCAGCCGCACACCGTCGACTGGCTCGTCGAACAGGCCGTCGAGGCGGGCTGGTTGCCCGGGTCGGCCGCCGCCGACGTCTGCGCCCGCCTGGTGCAGCTTCCCGGCCGGGACGCGCCCGCCGGAGTGCTGCTGGTGGCCCGCGCGGCCACCGACTGGTACGCCGAGGAGGACGTCGACCTGATCGGGGCGTTCGCCGCCCGCGCCGGTGCGGCCCTGACCACCGCGCTGCTCTATCGCGAACAGGCGGAGGTCGCCGACACCCTGCAGTCCAGCCTGCTGCCGGTGGAGCCGGTGGAGGCACCGGGCGTGCAGTGGGGCACGGCGTACCGCCCCGCCCAGGCGGGGCTGCGCATCGGCGGCGACTTCTACGGCTCCCACCGGCTGCCCGACGGCGGCTCGGTGTTCTTCCTCGGCGACGTCTCCGGCAAGGGTGTGGAGGCGGCCGTCTTCACCGGCCAGCTACGGCAGTGCCTGCACGCGCTGCACCGGGTCGAGCAGCAGCCGGCCCGCCTGTTGCAGCTGCTCAACGACGCGCTGCTGGAGACCACCCTGGCGCACGGACAGGGCCGGTTCGCCACGCTGGTGCTGGGCGTGGTCCGGCCGCACCGCGACGGCGGCCTGTCGCTGACGCTGGCCGGTGGCGGGCACCTGCCGCCGCTGGTGCTGCGGGCCTCCGGCGAGGTGGAGCAGTTGCCGCTGCGCGGAATGCTCATCGGCGTGGTGCCGGACCCGCGGGTCGGTCAGGTCACCGTCCGGCTCGCCCCCGGTGAGACGTGTCTGCTCTACAGCGACGGGGTGACCGAGGCACGCGGCGGACGGCGCGGCGACGAGCAGCTCGGCACCGACCGGCTGGTGCAGGCGGTGACCGACTGCCAGCGGATGCCCGCGCCCGCCCTGGCCGAGCGGATCGAGCAGGTCACCTGCGACTGGCTGGCCCACCGCGACCACGACGACATCGCGGTGCTCGCGCTGCGCGCCACCGGCGCCGGCCCGCGCTCGCACCGGCACCTGCACGCGGTGCCCACCCCACCTGGGGACGGGGCAGGGACGACCGGGTCGTGA